The genomic stretch CATGGCCCTCGCGGACCTCAGCGTGGCCATCGAACTAGACCCCAAGTACGTGTGGGCCCTCTACCGGCGCGGCGAGATCCAGATGGACGCCGGCCAGTACGACCCGGCCATCGCCGACCTGACCGCCGCACTCGAAGCCGACCCGCAGCACGTGTCTGCGCTGGCCTCGCGCGGAGAAGCCAAGCGCCTGGCCGGCCGCTTCGAGGAGGCCATCCCCGACTTCGACGGCGCGCTCGCGCTCAACCCGAAGCTGGCGTGGGTGCTGGCCAGCCGCGGCAAGTGCCACGCCCAAGCCGAGCGGCGCACCGAGGCGCTGCGCGACCTGGACGACGCCATCCGCATGAAGCCCGAGTTCCCTTGGGCGCTGGCCCAGCGCGGAGAGCTGCACCGCTTGGCGGGCGACCACCGGCGCGCCATCGCCGACCTCAGCAGCGCCATCGCGCTCGACCCTGCCAACGCGTGGTCGTGGGGCAGCCGCGGCGCCAGCTACCGCTCCATGCGGCGCCTTGAAGAGGCGTGGGCCGACCTCTCGCAGGCCGTGCGCCTCGACCCCAACTACGCATGGGCGCTGGCCAACCGCGGCATGGTGCTGTTCGAGATGGGCCGCTACGAAGCCGCGCTGGTGGACCTCGACCGCTCCATCGCGCTCGACGGCAGCAACCCCTTCGCCATCGGCCGCCGCGCCGAGACGTACGTGGAGCTGCGCCGCTACGACGCGGCGCTCTTCGACTTCGAGCGCCTGCTGCAGCGCAACCCGCAGGACTCGTGGGCCATCTCGCACCGCGCGGACACCCTGCGCCTCTTGCACCGCTTCCAGGAGGCCGTGGCCGGCTTCGAGCGCGCGCTGGACATCAAGCCGGACTACGCGTGGGCCGTGGCCTCGCGCGGCGAGACGCGCTTCATGATGGGCGACCACGAGAGCGCGCTCGCCGACTTCGAGCGTGCCGTGGAGCTGCAGCCCGACTACCCCTGGGCGCACGAGGGCCGCACGCGCTGCCTGCAGCAGCTGGAGCGTCACGAGGACGCGCTCGCGGTGCTGGAGCCACTCATCGTGGCGCAGCCCAAGTCGGCGCGGCTGTTCCGCATGCGGGCGCAGTCGCGCATGGCCATGGACGAGCTCGAGCCCGCGCTCGCGGACTTCGACGCGGCGCTGGCCATCAAGCCCGACCACGCGGACAGCCTGGCCGGACGCGCCAACGTGCTGTGGCTGCTAGGGCGCCACCAAGACGCCGCGGACACATACTCGCGCGTCATCGACCACCCCACGCACGGGAACACGGCGCTGGCGCGGCGGGGTGACAGCCTGCGCGCGCTGGGTCGCTACGCGGAGTCCATCGCCGACTACACGCGCGCCGTGGACCGCGACTCGGGGGACGCGCTGTCACTGGTGGGCCGCGCGCTCTCGCTGCGAGCGCTCGGTCGCCTCGAGGACGCGCTCGAGGACCTGAACGCCGCCGAGACGCTGGACCCGGAGCTGCCCTCGCTGGCCGCGGCCCGCGCAGAGACCTGGCTGGACCTCGGCGAGCTGGACCTGGCCATGGACGCCTACAACGACGCGGTGGGACGGCAGGGTGACGACGCCCAGCTGCTGGCGCGCCGCGCCGAGGTGTCCCGCCGGCGTGGGGACGGGGCGGAGGCCCTGCTGGATCTGCACCGCGCGCTCGACCACGAGCCGGGCTGCGTGGACGCGCTGCTGGGGCGGGCGCGGGTGTACGCCGACAGCCAGCGTCTGGCTGACGCGCTCACGGACATCGACGCCGTGCTCACGCAGGCCCCCGAGTCGCTCGAGGCGCACTCTTCGCGCGTGGCGCTGCTGCGGCGGCTGGGCCGGCTGGCCGAGGCCCGCGCCCACGTGGACGAGGCCCTGCTGCGCCACCCGGGCGAGGCCAACCTGTACCTCGAGCGCGCGCTCGTGCAGCGCGCCAGCGGGCGCTTGAACGACGCCACCACCGACCTGCGACACGCGGAGGACCTGACCCGCGCGCGCATGGACGCCGCCGGCGGAGACGCGAGCGAGCAGCCGGCCCTGGTGCTCGAGCTGCTGCTCTATCTCATCGCCTCGGGCCGGCCGCTCGAGGCGCGACAGCTGACGCACGAGCTGCTGCAGCACGGGCCGCCTCCGCACCTGCTGCGCCGCGCCGTGGAGCGCATCGACGCGCTACAAGAAGACCTGGGTGACGGCCAGGTGGGCGCGCAGATCCGCGCCATGCTCGCGCGCGCCAAGTGAGCTGTTGTTTTGCTGACCTGTTGTTTTACCGCTGGCGGACCTGTGCCAAGCTGCGCCCCGCATGATCGTCGTTGACCGCATCACCTGGCTCCGCGTCATCCTCCGTTGGCACGGGAGCGCCCTCCAAAAGGTCTGGCGGCGCGTGCTCTTCAGCACGGTCCTGGCCACGGGGGTGACCGTCACCTACCAGTACCACGACACGCTGTTCCACGAGGCGCTGACGCCGCTGCCGTTCACGCTCATCGGCGTGGCGCTCGGCATCTTCCTCGGCTTCCGCAACAACGCCAGCTACGACCGCTTCTGGGAGGGTCGTAAGCTGTGGGGTGGCATGGTGAACACCACCCGCACCATGACGCGGCAGGTCCTCACGCTGGTGGGTCCGCAGGAGCCCGACGAGGAGTCGCTGGCCACCCGGAAGGCGCTCATCTACCGCACCATCGCCTACTCCCACGCGCTGCGAAAGCACCTGCGCGACGACCGCGACTTCGAAGAGCTGCGCCCCTTCCTGCCCGAGGCCGAGTTCGCGAAGCTGGAGCACGAGCTGAACCCGCCCATCTCCATTCTGCAGCGCATGGGCGACGAGTTCCGGCGGTGCTGGAACCTGGGCTGGGTGCACCCCATGCACTTCCCCGCGCTCGAGGCCACGCTCACCGAGTTCACCAACCTGCAGGGCGGCTGCGAGCGCATCAAGAGCACGCCCATCCCCTTCAGCTTCAACATCCTCCTGCACCGAATCGTGGCCGTGTACTGCGTCACGCTGCCCATCGGGATCATCGATCAGGTGGGCTACGGCACGCCCGCCGTGGTGGCCATGGTGTCCTACGCGTTCTTCGGCCTGGACGCGGTGGGTGAAGAGATCGAGAACCCGTTCGGGCTGGACGCCAACGACCTGCCGCTCTCGGCCATCACGCGCATGATCGAGGTGAACCTCCGTCAGCGCCTGCACGAGACGGACCTGCCGCCGCTGCTGAAGCCCGACCGCCTGGACGTGCTCACCTGAGCAGCGCGTCGATGGCGGCGCGTGCGCTGCGACGGCGGGCCGCCCAGCCACCGCTCAGCACGTGATAGGGACGACCGTGTGCCTCGAGCGCATGCACACAGCGCTCGAAGAAGCGCTCGCGAGCGTGCGGCAGGTAGCGCAGGGGCTCCGGGACGTAAGGCACGTCGGGCGCGGTGAGCAGCGTGAGGTCGTAGCGACCGGCGTCGGCCAGGGCCTGCACCTCGGCCGGCACCTCGCCGCACAGCGCGTCGGCGTAGAGCGCGGTGGTGAGCGCGTCGCTGTCGCAGATCAGCACGCGGTTGGCGTCACGCGCGAGGGACTGCTCGGAGGCCACCTGCCCACGGGCGATGGGCTCGAAGTCCGCCAGCACGGGCTGACCTTCGCGCTGTGCGAGGTACGTGCGGGCGTACTCGGGCACCCAGACCGTCTGGAGGTCGCGCGCGAGGCTCGCCGCCAGCGTGGTCTTGCCGGTGGACTCGGGCCCCATCAGGCACACGCGCTTCACGAAGAGCGGGCGCACCGCGCGCGGCAGGTCGTCCCACGCGGCGAGCGGGTCCTGGCGAATGACGGTGGCGCGGATGGGCAGGATGGCCCGCGCCGGGTCGGCCGGCACGAAGCGCGCACCCAGCTCGCTGGCCAGCCGCTGGCCATACGGCTCCGACGCGAACACGACGTCCACCGGCTCGGGCAGGATGCGCTTCAGGCTCTCGCGCCAGATGCGCCAGAACTCGGGGTGCTCGCTCGGGTCCTGTGGGTTCTCGTCGGTGAGGTGATGCACCGTGGCCCCCGGCACCAGCTCTTGGACCAAGGCGTGGCGCACGGTGCCCGGGATGGTCTCGCGCGAGAGCGTGCCCACCACGATGTGCAGGCGCTCCACGTGGGCCAGCGCGAACTCGCAGAGGTACACGTGCCCGCGGTGCGGCGGGTAGAACTTGCCGAGCACCATGCCCACGCCGCGCTTCATGCGAGCGCCGCCCGAACGTAGCGTCGCAGGAGCGCGTGGTCTGGCTGCAACGTGTGCAGCGAGCTCGAGGACGCAGCCAGTGCTTGGGTGGTGTTCACGAGCGAGAAGTGTGCACCTGTGGCGGCGAAGAGGTCGAGGGCCCGGTGGCTGGCCAACATGCCGGGAACACCGCGCCCGAGCGAGAGGGCCATGAGGGCGGCGTCGCCGCTGGGGTCCCGCTGCTCGCCGGCGAGGGTGAAGAACTCCTGCGAAGGAAGCGTGCGGAGCGGGATGCCCTCTGCGTGCATCGCGAGCATGAGCGCAGCAAGCGTGGCGGGCCGGGTGGCCGCCACGTGATAGGTGCCACCCACGCCGGCAGCCCGATCGTGGCGCAGCAGCGCGAGGCAGGCGTCGGCGGCGTGGTCGAGCGGGGTGATGTCGAGCTGGAGCTCCGTGGCTGCGGAAACGCACGGTGCAGGCAACGCCCCCACACGCGCGAGCCCTCGCAGGAAGCGAGCGAGGTGCCCGTGGGGCGCGCCGTGACCGTCCGCTGCCGTACTCGTGAGCAAGCCCAGGCGCACGATGGTGGTGGCGTGCGCATGCGGATCGGCGCTGCGCACCAGGCGCTCGGCCAGCCACTTGCTGGTGGCGTACGGCGTGAGCAGCGCCTCGGTGATGGCCAGGTCGTCGGCTTCCATGCAGCGCTCGGGTCGCGGAAGCGCGTCGGTGAAGACCGACAGGGTGGAGGCGTGGAGCAGCGCCTTCGGGCGGCCGCTGGCACACAGCTGCAGCACGCGCCGGGTGCCCTCGAGGTTCACCGCGTTCAGCTCATGCAGCGAGGCTGCGGCGCTGAGGCGCGCGGCGAGGTGAATCACGGTGTGCAGCTGTTCGGTGAGCTGCGCGTAGTGAGCTGCGGCCAGGCCCAAGTGCTCTTCGGTCACGTCTCCCACGTGCACCCGCACGCGTGGGTCCCCAGCGGCAACGCGCAGCGCCGGGGGGAGCCCGGCGTGCAGCGCATCTGGACGGCGCACCAGGCAGTGCACGCGTCCGTCCGGCCCGAGCTCGTCCAACAAGCGCGGCAGCAGCGCGCCGCCCAGCGTGCCGGTCGCACCGGTCACGAGCACCTGCATGGCAGAGAGAGGCCGGGCGGGCGTGCGCGAGAGTGGAGTCACGCTGCCCAGCCAGCGCTCCTGCGCCGCGCGAGCCAGCCATGTGGTCAGCTCGGCCGTGTGTGACGCCAGCGCCGCACGCGGCGTGCGCCCTTGGGCGATGCTCACAGCAGACACGCGCGAGCCCGCCGCCTCCGCGCGCGCCGCGACCTCGAGCGCGAGCAGTGAGGTCCCCCCGGCGTCGAAGAAGTCCTCGTCGGGCGCGAGGGCGTCGCGGCCCAGCACCGCTCCGGGAGGCTCGAGCACCACGGCGCCGTGCAGGCTCGAAGCTGCGTGGATGTGAACCAGCTTTCCGGTCGCGCCGCGCGGCAGCTCGTGCGTGAGCCTCACCTCGTCCGGCACCAACCCCGCGGGCAGCTGCTGGCGCAGGGTCTCGCGCAGCTGGGCACCCCATGCGGCGCGTTCACCCCGGCTCACGGCCACGCACGGCTCCACCTGCGCGAGCAGCCGCTGCCCATCACCCGAGAGGCTCACGCTGGCGGCCCGCACCGCCCCCGTGCGCAGCAGCGCCGCCTCCACCTGCTCGGGCGCCACCAGCTGACCACGCAGCTTCCGCTGCCGGTCCACGCGGCCCCGAAACTCCCACTCGCCGTCCGGGTGTCGGCGCACCACGTCGCCCGTGCGGTACCAGCGGCGTCCCGCGCGCGCCACGAACCGCTGCGCCGTGAGCTCGTCGTCGAGGTGATAGCCCAGCGCGAGGCCAGGCCCGGCGATCAGCAGCTCGCCCTCGCCTGCAGGCAGCCCTTCGCGCGACACCACCTCGTAGGTGTTCCCGGCGATGGGCTGGCCCAGGAGCGGCCGCGACCACGCCGCGTCGCAGCGACCGAGGCTGGTACAGATGGTGGCCTCGGTGGGGCCATAGACGTTGAAGAGCGTCACCCGCTCGGCGAGGCGGCGGACCTCCTGCGGCGGGGCGACCTCCCCGCCCACCACGAGCGTGGTGAGACACGCCGGCAGCGCATCGGCGTCGAGGTGCGCGAGATAGGCCGGGGGGATGTCCGCATAGGTCACCCCGCGCTGCGCTGCGGTGGCCAGCAGGCGGCTCGGCGCGCAGCTCGCGTCGTCCTCCAGCACCAGCGTGGCCCCCGCGAGCAGGGCCGTGCCGATGTCGGACAGGCTAGCGTCGAAGGCGAGCCCCAGCAGGAACAACGAGCGGCTCGCAGGGCTCAGCGCAAAGGCCTCGATCTGCGCGTCCAGCACAGGGACCAGCCCCGCGTGCGTGCCCACCACGCCCTTCGGTCGGCCGCTGCTGCCGCTGGTGTAGATGAGGTACGCCGCGTCGCTGGGCAGCGGCTCACACGAGGCCGCGCCCTCCACGCGCGCCAGCACGCCCGCGGTGAGCGTGTGGCTGGCCAGGCTGGTGATGATGCACGCCCGGCGATAGGCCTGCGGCCAGCGAGGGCAGAGCAGCAGCGGGACGGCCCCCACCCGCATGAGGGCCAGCAGGTCCACGACGCGAGCGAGCGCGCGGCTTCCGTCGAGCCCCACGAGCACGCCCGGCCCCACCCGGGCTTCGTGCAGCAGCGCCGCGACGCGCTGCACACGCTGATCGAGCTCGGCGTAGGTGCATGCCCGCCCGCGGTCCAGCACGGCCACGCGCGCAGCGTGCGTGCGGAACACCCGGCGCATGCGCTCGGAGAAGGGGTTCATGTGCGCTCACCGGCCACCGCAGTGAGGTGATAGTTGCGCGACGCGTCTCCGCGGCTGGCGTTGTCCACCGACGGAGCTCCACGACCGAAGCGCTGGTCGAGCCGAGCCACCACCCGCACGTCCACGCTGAAGCGCGTCTCGGCTTCGTCATGCGGGGTGGGCCCGTGCAGCTGCGCAGCGCTGAAGAGCAGGCGGGCGGCGCACGGCATGGCGGGCACGTACGCCGGAGCACTGGGCACCGTGAGCGCACGCGGGTACACGGCGGGGGTGCCCACCCGCCCACTCTGAAAGCCACCCTCCGACTGGAAGGCCGCGAAGTCGAAGCCCGCGGAGTCGTTGGGGAGCGCGCGGCGCAGCGCGCCTGGGAAGAGCTGCAGGCCATCCCGCGCGCTCACGTTTCGCAGCGGGATCCACAGGTTGATCTGCGCGCGCGGGTTTGCGTACCACGTGTCGCGGTGGAGCGCGTAAGCGTCCCGCGTGATGGGCTCGCGATGCGCACCCGGGGCCACCCCGCGCAGGCGCGCGCGGTCGATGGCGAAGGCGGGCTCGGTCACGCCCAGCTCGGCCAGCACGGAGCGAGTGAGCGCGGTCAGATGGTGGTCGCGCGCGAGCGCCTGGCGTGCCCGGGTGAGCGCCACGAAGAAGGCGTGCACGCCATGGCGCTCGTGCGCGGTCTCGGGTTTGCCCCCGAACGCGGCCGCCACCACGGCGCGAACATGGGCGACCAGCTGCTGGCTGGCGGGCGTGGGCGGCAGCACGGGGCACGCTCCCGCGTGGATGGCGGCGCGCAGGGATGCATGGAGCCCGGTGGCACGTGGGTAGCTCACGGCGAGCTCCCCAAGCTCCCGGAGCTCTCCGAGGCCGCGCCCAGCAGAGGACGGCGGGCCAGCAGGATGCAGCGTCCAGCGTCCTCCGTGTAGCCCACGTCCCGGGGCGCCACCTGGCTCAGCACCTCGAAGCCGACGCTCCGCAAGAGCACACGCAGCTGGGCGCTCGAGTAGAGCCGAGTCTCCCCCGCGCTGGTGCGCGTCTCCCCGCTGGGGGCCACGAAGGTCCAGCGGTCCACCAGCATCCCACGTCGCTCGTCGAGGTGCGCCTCGCGCACGGCTGTGAAGCGCCCGCTGCGGGTGTCACGCGTGCGCTCCGAGCGGGGGTGGAAGCAGGCGCGCACGCGCTCCATGTCCGGGTAGTCGAGCGCGAAGAGACCACCCGGGCGCAGCGCATCCCGCACGCGCGCGAGCATGGTGGTGTTCGCGGCGTCGTCGTCCGAGTATCCGAAGCTGGTGTACCAGTTGATGGCGGCATCGCAGCGGACGGCCGGCACGTACGTGAGAGCATCTCCACACTCGAAGCGGGCATGGCCAAGCGTTCCCGCCGGGAGGCTCTCGCAGCGGGCGCGCGCTCGCGCCACGTAGCTGGCCACGCCGTCCACGCCCTCCACGTGCACGCCGCGCTCCATCAGGGGCACCGCCACGCGCCCCACGCCACAGCACTGGTCGAAGAGCCAGCTGCCGGCGCGGAGGCCCAGCACGCGCATCAGGCCGTCGGTGCGGCGCTCGCGCTCGCCGGGTCGTCGTCGCTCAGCCAGAGCTCCGCGAAGGCGTCGTCGAAGAAGCGCTCCCACCAGCGCGCGCCCGCCCCGTCGCTTGCCACGATGCTCATCGAAACAGCTCCTGCTCCAGCAACGCCGTGGTCAGCATCCACATCAAGGGTGCCTCCCAGTCGCGCCGCGCTGCCAGGCTCGCCCCGCGCGCCCGGTCGAGCTGGGCCGCCACCGCCGCACGGTTCACGAACGCCGGCGCCGTGGGCCCCGTGAGCGTGGCGTGGCACAGCTCGAACAGCCGACCGGGTTGCGAAGCCAGCAGCATGGGGGCGGCGAAGAAGGGCTGCTTGCGGCGCGCCAGCACGGCATCTGGCACCAGCCCGCGGAGGGCGTCGCGCAGCGCCTGCTTCTCGACGCCGCCGCGCATGAAGTCGAGGGGAGCGATGCGCCGCGCGGCCTGCTGCACCTCGCGGTCGAGGAAGGGTGGGCGCCCTTCCACACCGTGCGCGAGCTCCACCGCGTCGCCCAGCGTGCCCAGGATGTAGCGCTCGAACGCGAGCGCGCGCCACCACGCGCGGGAGCGCTCGAGCCCATGGGGTTGGCCGTCCACACCGGACGTGGCGCGCAACACGGCGTCCACGGCCCCGCTGGCATTCACCCGCACGTCCCCAAAGTCACCGAGCGCGTGCAGCCGCGCGCCCAGCGCCAGCTTGGCGGTGATGAAGTGCGGCACGGCAGTGGCGGCTCGGGCGCCCTCGGCCCCCACCGCGCTGGGAGCCAGCATGGCCCCCGCCAGCGAGGCCTGCTGCTCCGCCGTGGGCGCGAAGCCGGCGTCCACCAGGAAGTGTGCGTAGCCGAACGCCACCTCGTCAGCGCCCTCCCCGCTGAGCAGCACCTTGTGACCGGCGCGCGCCACGGCCTGCGCGAGCGCCCACTTGCCCACCAGGTGGGCGTTGATGGCGCTGCCCTCCCCGGCGCGCACCGCTGCGGGCAGCAGCGCAGCCAGCGCCTCATCGTCCAACGACACGGCGTGGTGCTCTGCCCCGAAGCAGCGTGCGGTCTCCGCGGCGGCGTCCCACTCGGACTGCACGTCGCCCTCGAAGCACACCGTGAACGCGGGCGGCGCGTGGCCCGTGATGCGCGTGACCA from Sandaracinaceae bacterium encodes the following:
- a CDS encoding AAA family ATPase → MVLGKFYPPHRGHVYLCEFALAHVERLHIVVGTLSRETIPGTVRHALVQELVPGATVHHLTDENPQDPSEHPEFWRIWRESLKRILPEPVDVVFASEPYGQRLASELGARFVPADPARAILPIRATVIRQDPLAAWDDLPRAVRPLFVKRVCLMGPESTGKTTLAASLARDLQTVWVPEYARTYLAQREGQPVLADFEPIARGQVASEQSLARDANRVLICDSDALTTALYADALCGEVPAEVQALADAGRYDLTLLTAPDVPYVPEPLRYLPHARERFFERCVHALEAHGRPYHVLSGGWAARRRSARAAIDALLR
- the asnB gene encoding asparagine synthase (glutamine-hydrolyzing): MVDSVAPIEQSVVEQALDALRERGPDGRQHWLSPAGDVALGHTRLAVVDVAGGAQPIWNERGTVCAMLNGELYGAERLRAELRARGHVLRTRCDAELLVHFYEDEGAGLTRHLRGEYAFVLYDSERRRLLGARDPDGVRPLLLASHGSRVMLASTARALFAAGLSARWDVQALQQSAALQYPPPGRTLFAGVSPVPAGGLVMVDHAGVRVQRAETWPGAMGAADTSEHREPLAGLRAALEDAVRVRIPEEVSYACALSGGLDSSAVLALVTRITGHAPPAFTVCFEGDVQSEWDAAAETARCFGAEHHAVSLDDEALAALLPAAVRAGEGSAINAHLVGKWALAQAVARAGHKVLLSGEGADEVAFGYAHFLVDAGFAPTAEQQASLAGAMLAPSAVGAEGARAATAVPHFITAKLALGARLHALGDFGDVRVNASGAVDAVLRATSGVDGQPHGLERSRAWWRALAFERYILGTLGDAVELAHGVEGRPPFLDREVQQAARRIAPLDFMRGGVEKQALRDALRGLVPDAVLARRKQPFFAAPMLLASQPGRLFELCHATLTGPTAPAFVNRAAVAAQLDRARGASLAARRDWEAPLMWMLTTALLEQELFR
- a CDS encoding AMP-binding protein, with amino-acid sequence MNPFSERMRRVFRTHAARVAVLDRGRACTYAELDQRVQRVAALLHEARVGPGVLVGLDGSRALARVVDLLALMRVGAVPLLLCPRWPQAYRRACIITSLASHTLTAGVLARVEGAASCEPLPSDAAYLIYTSGSSGRPKGVVGTHAGLVPVLDAQIEAFALSPASRSLFLLGLAFDASLSDIGTALLAGATLVLEDDASCAPSRLLATAAQRGVTYADIPPAYLAHLDADALPACLTTLVVGGEVAPPQEVRRLAERVTLFNVYGPTEATICTSLGRCDAAWSRPLLGQPIAGNTYEVVSREGLPAGEGELLIAGPGLALGYHLDDELTAQRFVARAGRRWYRTGDVVRRHPDGEWEFRGRVDRQRKLRGQLVAPEQVEAALLRTGAVRAASVSLSGDGQRLLAQVEPCVAVSRGERAAWGAQLRETLRQQLPAGLVPDEVRLTHELPRGATGKLVHIHAASSLHGAVVLEPPGAVLGRDALAPDEDFFDAGGTSLLALEVAARAEAAGSRVSAVSIAQGRTPRAALASHTAELTTWLARAAQERWLGSVTPLSRTPARPLSAMQVLVTGATGTLGGALLPRLLDELGPDGRVHCLVRRPDALHAGLPPALRVAAGDPRVRVHVGDVTEEHLGLAAAHYAQLTEQLHTVIHLAARLSAAASLHELNAVNLEGTRRVLQLCASGRPKALLHASTLSVFTDALPRPERCMEADDLAITEALLTPYATSKWLAERLVRSADPHAHATTIVRLGLLTSTAADGHGAPHGHLARFLRGLARVGALPAPCVSAATELQLDITPLDHAADACLALLRHDRAAGVGGTYHVAATRPATLAALMLAMHAEGIPLRTLPSQEFFTLAGEQRDPSGDAALMALSLGRGVPGMLASHRALDLFAATGAHFSLVNTTQALAASSSSLHTLQPDHALLRRYVRAALA
- a CDS encoding class I SAM-dependent methyltransferase; translated protein: MRVLGLRAGSWLFDQCCGVGRVAVPLMERGVHVEGVDGVASYVARARARCESLPAGTLGHARFECGDALTYVPAVRCDAAINWYTSFGYSDDDAANTTMLARVRDALRPGGLFALDYPDMERVRACFHPRSERTRDTRSGRFTAVREAHLDERRGMLVDRWTFVAPSGETRTSAGETRLYSSAQLRVLLRSVGFEVLSQVAPRDVGYTEDAGRCILLARRPLLGAASESSGSLGSSP
- a CDS encoding tetratricopeptide repeat protein, with product MSDPESIDDLMHRARKALQDGRNEEALVELQRAIQLAPNMAEAHGRRGEALRRLGRYQDALASLNTAIRLDPRYAFALASRGDTYHRLGDKAMALADLSVAIELDPKYVWALYRRGEIQMDAGQYDPAIADLTAALEADPQHVSALASRGEAKRLAGRFEEAIPDFDGALALNPKLAWVLASRGKCHAQAERRTEALRDLDDAIRMKPEFPWALAQRGELHRLAGDHRRAIADLSSAIALDPANAWSWGSRGASYRSMRRLEEAWADLSQAVRLDPNYAWALANRGMVLFEMGRYEAALVDLDRSIALDGSNPFAIGRRAETYVELRRYDAALFDFERLLQRNPQDSWAISHRADTLRLLHRFQEAVAGFERALDIKPDYAWAVASRGETRFMMGDHESALADFERAVELQPDYPWAHEGRTRCLQQLERHEDALAVLEPLIVAQPKSARLFRMRAQSRMAMDELEPALADFDAALAIKPDHADSLAGRANVLWLLGRHQDAADTYSRVIDHPTHGNTALARRGDSLRALGRYAESIADYTRAVDRDSGDALSLVGRALSLRALGRLEDALEDLNAAETLDPELPSLAAARAETWLDLGELDLAMDAYNDAVGRQGDDAQLLARRAEVSRRRGDGAEALLDLHRALDHEPGCVDALLGRARVYADSQRLADALTDIDAVLTQAPESLEAHSSRVALLRRLGRLAEARAHVDEALLRHPGEANLYLERALVQRASGRLNDATTDLRHAEDLTRARMDAAGGDASEQPALVLELLLYLIASGRPLEARQLTHELLQHGPPPHLLRRAVERIDALQEDLGDGQVGAQIRAMLARAK